The DNA region ACGACGAAGAGAACGCGAACGGGTTTGGCGGTAAAAAAGCCAAGTATGAGGCAATGGACGAGAAACTCACCATGCCAGATCCGGATAAAGTGGACACAAGCAggcgaaaaaaaaggttgGCCGTACCGATGAAGAATCACGAGAGAGGAGTTAAATGGTTTGAAGTTTAAAGAGTCCTCCCAAGCTTCAGATGCAAGAGATTTTCGTAACAGTTTGCTCAATCTATACTGGCTTAAAATCGTCTGATCATCGTTTTCTTATGAAACACCACGAGACAGTAAATAAGTAGGTGTGAATGATTGATGCATGTGGTTTTGCATAGAATCACGAGATGCAAAGAAATGAAAATGGGATGAATAATGAGAGCCATCTTAATGTCAAGCCGATCACATAGACCATGGTCAACTGGAATCTTTTTACGACATGTTTCAATCTAATACCAGCACCTGACCGGGATGCATGTACAAGTAGACTGCTCTTATCACTGGGCTAAtaaacaacaacaatcgAATTATAACAGTAAAAGATTTCGGTTGATTGTACACCTGCCCCTTCTGTCTATTCTCGCTACGCTaccacttcttcaacctttATTCCCTTCATTCCCTGGCCGATCGCTGGCCCGACACTTATACTCGCTCCAACACCAACCCCATCACCCACCCCGTTCAACGCAACAgtccccttttccctttcatgttcctccctctcaccatcagcatcattttccttccccttctccctctccctcttctcttttctccacGCACCCTTCGCCTCGCCGACCGCTCGAAGTTTAGCAGCATATCCTGCATTGGCCTGCCGATGACGTGCTGAAGAGCGTGATTGGTCCGCTCTGATTCGGTCAGCGGAGAAACCGGGGATGATACGGCCGTATAAAAGTTCTGCATTGGTCCAAAATCAGGATTTATAAGTCAAGCCCTAGGTCTTTagaaaaggccaagaaaTAGAGAACGTACCCCACGAAAGCTGAATGTCCTTTCTGTCGACTGTACTTGCCTTTCGGTGCTTAGCCAGCATACAGCTTGATTCCGAGACAATATCACAGTGTTCGTCGAAGAtctccaacaacaactgGTCTACCAGTCAGCAATTGCACACATGCACCAATAGCGTCACGAGATGGGGATAACAAGAAACGAACGTACAGTCTCAGAATCCTTTGGTATTCTCAACGCCTTAtcaacctcctccgccAATTCTTGTACCTTTCTTTTCCGCTGTCCTGGCATTCCACTCACCCGCCCTTTATGTTCCCCTTCGTCTCCCATAACcccattcccatcctcttcatcctccgcctcttcatctACCACCTCCCTCAGCCCTTCTGGCCAATCATCAACCAGTTCCCTAACCACCCTGTTCCAGCCCAATGTCCCACGGCCAACCAATTTCGTACCAGTTTCCATGCTGTTCAGCGGTTTGAACAGCGTTGAGCGCATATCgcgaccttcttcttggattTGGGCCTGGGTTTGTGATCCCGATCCAAAGGCGGAAGCTGAGGCAGAGGCGGATCCGGTTTGGGTCTGACCTTGGGCGTTGAcgctggaggaagagccCACAGGGGTATAGGTGGCAGATGCACGTGCAAGGAGAGATCCTGTACGATCCGCAGGCGCAGGGGCATCGGGGAGGATGAGCTCAggtcgaagaggaggtggacgaggagggATCTCATGTGAATACTGGGCGATGAGCATGGCCGGAGTGATGTTccgctgttgctgctgcggttgttgctgctggcCCGCTACTCCCATCTGTTGCCCAATGCCACCTACACTACCCATCCCCGGCATCCCCTGCATACCGCCCATCCCTGCCAGCTGTGCTTGTGCTTGAGCCTGTGCTTGAGCCTGGGATCCCTGCGGGAACGTCGGTATACCTCCCAACCCCATGCCTACCCCGAGAGAAGCTGACGCTGCTGCAAGTTGCTGTTGACGAGCGAGTACCTGCGCAGCTTGATGAACGGGGATACCTTGCTCGATCATAAGTTGCACGAGGGAAGGATCTGGTCCCCCACCGCCAGCCGCATTGGCAATGTCACCTGGTGATTGCCCTTGCAGGACAGGTGGACGTACTTGGGGTGATTGCCCATTCGCGCTCGTAGCAGAGATGCTGCCTCTCTGTTTCCCGACCGGAATATGGAGGTTGGGCAAGTTCATGTTCCCAGGAAGAGGGGTACCGCCTTGACCGGGTGTACCTGAAGCGCGAGCAGCATTGACGTTGGCGAAATTGATGTGTGGTGATCCACTTTGCCCATGAGAGGCGGCGAGAGCTTGGGCTTGAACGGCAGCATGAGCTTGAGCCTGCGCTTGAGCAGCTGCAGCAGCTTGTacttgagcttgagcagcGGCGAGTTGTTGGGGATTCTGATGTTGGGCATTATTGATCGGCTGAGCGGTTGCGCGTTGCCAGAGGGGAATCCAGTGAGTACTCTAAAGTCAACGAGCATCAgcgctcatcatcatatttTCGACAACCGAAGACTTACTTGGCGGAGAGtcgcttccctctcctcatcGCTCATGCTCGCCAGTCTCACTAACACCGCTTTCACACTCTCCACCTTATCCGGCGCCACCCGCGCCAAATGGGGTTGGATGTTGTGTAGCATTTGCTGTAACGTCATCGGGGGACGAGTGCCCGGTATAGGTCGAGCGGCATTCTGCacagaaggatgaggatgaggggagTTAAAGTTCTGCGATGCTTGGCCTTGGTTAGGCGTTTGCGTGAGGTTTGGAGCAGAAGCTTGAGGTGTACCTTGCTGCATGTGTGGTGATTGACCTTGTGCTCCTCCTTGGGCAACTTGTgcggcggcagcggcaCGAGCTAGAGCGGCAGCTTGATTGATCATCGCCGGATTAGGTGGTCGACCTTGTTGTACGTTAAGTGCGGCATGGCCCTGATTAGCCAGCTGAGCTTGAGCGGCCGCGAGACGCTGGAGTTGGATTTGTTGCATTTGTTGCGCGGTGAGCTGGGTATTGCATCCGGCAGGTAGAATACCTTGCGGGAATTGCTGAGAGAGTTGAGCCGCCAGGGcatgttgttgttgctggccAAATccttgctgttgttgctgttgctgctgctgctgctgctgctgctgctgttgttgttgttgttgttgttggagagCAGCCATTTGTTGCTGCGCGGTCAGAGGGAGGTTCATGTTGTTCATAATGGGGGTCTGGGTAGAGTGTGGTTGTGGTTGGGTACCAGGAGGCATAGCCACGGGATTGGCTAGACCTCGCTCAACAAGAGCACGGGCTTGGTGCGCTTGAAATTGTTGGAGGTGATTGCGGCCATCGGGAGAGTTAATGAATTGATCAAACTACGAAAAGCATCAGTGTCGATCCCAGGATATAGAAATGAAAGGATGTGGcattgaaaaaaaggaaagaagacctACCAGGCGCTCTTGCTCTGGCTTCAAttttcccatcctcttcaattcCAACAGTTTTGGAAAGTTTTCCACCAACGTCTTGATACCCTGCATGTTCAGCATCGGCCGGCCCGCCCCACCCGATGTAGTACTGGGTGATTGCCGCATATTCACTTGGGGCGAACCGATACCGTGAGAGTTGGGGGATGCTGACATGGCTGCTTGAGCCATTGGGTTGGGAGTCATTGCCTGCTGTCCTGGTTTGGGAGTTGGTTGACGAGGTCCAGCTCCGGTTTGTTGATGTTGAGCAGCCGCAGCTTGTCGGGATTTCTCCAGCATAGCAGCGAcatgctgttgctgttgctgttgtgCGAGCTGTAGCCGTATTTGGTCTTGGTGAGCCTATATACATCGTACAAATCAGCCATCCGACCCGAGACACCTAAATAGGATTTCTGCGAATGGGGGGATGGATTTATTACTTACCGACTGGTTCGCCATTTGCGGCTTGTTTTGGAGGTTCATCATGCCATTCCCCATCTGGCCCATATTCATACCCATCccttgctgttgttgctgttgttgagcCTGCTGTTGCCTCGCCTGGGTAACCATTTTGCTCAGCATTTTCTCCCGGAACACTTCGTTCCGCTTGTCCTCTGGCAAGAGCTTCTCCGCGTCTGTCAAGAGGTCGGGTATTTGTTGTTGCAGCTGAGACAGTTTTGCCGGTGAAAGCTGGGCGAGTGATGCTGCCATGTTGGGAGCCAGCTGCTGGGATGGGCCGGACATGGCTGTGAGGATGCAAATGAGTGTTGCGAAGGATAATCAAAAACAAATAGTGAGACGGGTGGAAGATGTACCAAGTATCGCTACTTCGGCTGGTGGAGGGTCACAAATTCTAATCAAATTCTAATCAGCCAAGTCAAGAAAGCTAGTCCATTTGTAATTGGATTACAAGCTTGAGCACTGGAGTAGCGCCCGCTACAAATATAATTGAGATGGAATTTTACGTAAATAACTTGTTGTAATTTGGCTCGAGCTTGAGCGAACGCGCTTTGACGCGTTCCCCTTTTCGACATTGtcttgtttcttcttccttcctcaacccATATTCACAGCATGGCTGGTGAACCCTCAGCAAACAGAAGTAAACGCCAGCGCGTCAGCTCCGATGAAGAGGACTACGCCACCTCGTCTCGAAAACGGCGCCAGACCCAGCAAGAGAATGACGAGCCTGAaaatgaggaggatgaagctaTGAGGATAATGTTGAACGAAGAGCTGGATGGAATAGATGAGGAGTATGCTGATAGGGGCGATAACTTTCAGCCCAAGTATTGGagaggtgatgatgggtgaGTTTACGACTGATGCACGATTGACGGCTGAGAAATGCTAATGAGCGTCTTGAATGCAGATATGTCGCTGGATCAGTCGTCAGAATCAAGTGCACCAATTTCATGACTTATGATAATGTAGAGTTTAGACCAGGGCCCCATCTAAACATGATCCTCGGTCCCAATGGTACCGGTAAGAGTTCCATCGCTGCTGCCATCGCGATCGGTCTTGCCTTCCCTCCCAAAGTGAGTCTACATCCCATCTTCGACTTCCTGTTTGAGCTTTTGCCAATTGCAATGACAGGTTATGGGCCGAGCCAATGAAGTCAAGTCATATGTAAAGCAAGGCCATGACGAAGCTCAACTCGAGATTGAATTGAAGGGCAACGCGGGGGAGGAAAATCCCATCATTTGGCGAA from Cryptococcus neoformans var. neoformans B-3501A chromosome 4, whole genome shotgun sequence includes:
- a CDS encoding hypothetical protein (HMMPfam hit to TFIID_20kDa, Transcription initiation factor TFIID subunit A, score: 37.9, E(): 2.8e-08), with the protein product MSGPSQQLAPNMAASLAQLSPAKLSQLQQQIPDLLTDAEKLLPEDKRNEVFREKMLSKMVTQARQQQAQQQQQQQGMGMNMGQMGNGMMNLQNKPQMANQSLAQQQQQQHVAAMLEKSRQAAAAQHQQTGAGPRQPTPKPGQQAMTPNPMAQAAMSASPNSHGIGSPQVNMRQSPSTTSGGAGRPMLNMQGIKTLVENFPKLLELKRMGKLKPEQERLFDQFINSPDGRNHLQQFQAHQARALVERGLANPVAMPPGTQPQPHSTQTPIMNNMNLPLTAQQQMAALQQQQQQQQQQQQQQQQQQQQQQGFGQQQQHALAAQLSQQFPQGILPAGCNTQLTAQQMQQIQLQRLAAAQAQLANQGHAALNVQQGRPPNPAMINQAAALARAAAAAQVAQGGAQGQSPHMQQGTPQASAPNLTQTPNQGQASQNFNSPHPHPSVQNAARPIPGTRPPMTLQQMLHNIQPHLARVAPDKVESVKAVLVRLASMSDEEREATLRQSTHWIPLWQRATAQPINNAQHQNPQQLAAAQAQVQAAAAAQAQAQAHAAVQAQALAASHGQSGSPHINFANVNAARASGTPGQGGTPLPGNMNLPNLHIPVGKQRGSISATSANGQSPQVRPPVLQGQSPGDIANAAGGGGPDPSLVQLMIEQGIPVHQAAQVLARQQQLAAASASLGVGMGLGGIPTFPQGSQAQAQAQAQAQLAGMGGMQGMPGMGSVGGIGQQMGVAGQQQQPQQQQRNITPAMLIAQYSHEIPPRPPPLRPELILPDAPAPADRTGSLLARASATYTPVGSSSSVNAQGQTQTGSASASASAFGSGSQTQAQIQEEGRDMRSTLFKPLNSMETGTKLVGRGTLGWNRVVRELVDDWPEGLREVVDEEAEDEEDGNGVMGDEGEHKGRVSGMPGQRKRKVQELAEEVDKALRIPKDSETLLLEIFDEHCDIVSESSCMLAKHRKASTVDRKDIQLSWELLYGRIIPGFSADRIRADQSRSSARHRQANAGYAAKLRAVGEAKGAWRKEKREREKGKENDADGEREEHEREKGTVALNGVGDGVGVGASISVGPAIGQGMKGIKVEEVVA